A DNA window from Comamonas fluminis contains the following coding sequences:
- a CDS encoding LysR family transcriptional regulator yields MPTIRNADAPQFEVNRSGELEVFVKVAEKGSFSAAARQLGVSPSAVSKIVARMESRLGAQLVLRSTRRVQLTPEGCQLYERGQRVLADLNEVENAASLRSVPKGVVRINSSTSISQLLGPLIPQLMRAYPELVLDLSCTDQVVDLMEAQADIAIRWGKLPASDMVARLLGYTRQVILASPSYLAAHGTPHTPADLDAHIRIGWNYQRTVPHWPFAVDGKAVEVPIGDVLRVNDGDVMRKLAIQGAGLARLSLYHAWDDIAAGRLQVVLEQFNTGVLEPIHAVYLGKPDQLPPRTRAVLDFLKQHVDLGHAEQLPDGW; encoded by the coding sequence ATGCCCACAATCCGCAACGCAGACGCCCCGCAGTTCGAAGTCAACCGCTCGGGCGAGCTAGAGGTTTTTGTGAAGGTGGCGGAGAAGGGCAGCTTCTCCGCCGCCGCGCGCCAGCTGGGTGTGTCGCCCTCGGCGGTCAGCAAAATCGTGGCGCGTATGGAATCGCGCCTGGGCGCCCAGCTGGTGTTGCGCAGCACGCGGCGCGTGCAGCTCACGCCCGAAGGCTGTCAGTTGTATGAACGCGGCCAGCGCGTGCTGGCCGATCTGAACGAGGTGGAAAACGCCGCATCGCTGCGCAGCGTGCCCAAGGGCGTGGTGCGCATCAACTCCAGCACCTCCATCAGCCAGCTGCTGGGCCCGCTCATCCCGCAGCTGATGCGCGCCTACCCCGAGCTGGTGCTGGATTTGAGCTGCACCGACCAGGTGGTCGACTTGATGGAAGCCCAGGCCGACATCGCCATCCGCTGGGGCAAGCTGCCTGCATCGGACATGGTGGCGCGCTTATTGGGCTACACGCGCCAGGTGATTCTGGCCTCTCCCTCCTACCTGGCCGCCCACGGCACGCCGCACACCCCGGCCGATTTAGATGCCCACATCCGCATCGGCTGGAACTACCAGCGCACCGTGCCGCACTGGCCGTTTGCGGTGGACGGCAAAGCCGTAGAAGTGCCGATTGGCGACGTGCTGCGGGTGAACGACGGCGACGTGATGCGCAAACTCGCCATCCAGGGCGCAGGCCTGGCGCGTCTGTCGCTCTACCATGCCTGGGACGACATTGCCGCAGGCCGCCTGCAAGTGGTGCTAGAGCAGTTCAACACCGGCGTGCTGGAGCCCATCCACGCCGTGTACCTGGGCAAGCCAGACCAACTGCCGCCCAGAACGCGGGCAGTGCTGGACTTTTTAAAGCAGCATGTGGATTTGGGGCATGCGGAGCAGTTGCCGGATGGCTGGTAA
- a CDS encoding alpha/beta hydrolase translates to MQAQDIIEGGKPFFFEGNEVGVLLSHGFTGTASCMKPLGEYLNRTEGWTVLGVRLKGHGETPAAMAQTTAQDWIDSVEEGLQLLESRCKHVFISGLSMGGTLTLYMAGRYPQRFKAIAPINACVEFQNPDLALLAFDHSAPATVPGVGSDIKKPGIEEIVYADVPVPAIKQIYGLMSVTKDLLPRVTAPALVLTSPDDHIVPAVNGAMILNGIRSPQRQQVLLQESYHVATLDNDADLIHTSVRTFFKQAL, encoded by the coding sequence TTGCAAGCACAGGACATCATCGAGGGCGGCAAGCCCTTTTTCTTCGAAGGCAACGAAGTCGGCGTGCTGCTGTCGCACGGCTTTACCGGCACTGCGTCTTGCATGAAGCCGCTGGGCGAGTATTTGAACCGTACCGAGGGCTGGACGGTGCTGGGCGTGCGCCTCAAAGGCCACGGTGAAACGCCTGCCGCCATGGCGCAGACCACGGCGCAGGACTGGATTGATTCGGTAGAGGAAGGCCTGCAACTGCTGGAATCGCGCTGCAAACATGTGTTTATCAGCGGCTTGTCGATGGGCGGCACGCTGACGCTGTATATGGCGGGCCGCTACCCGCAGCGCTTCAAGGCGATTGCGCCCATCAATGCCTGCGTGGAGTTTCAGAACCCAGATCTCGCGCTGCTGGCCTTTGACCACAGCGCGCCCGCCACGGTGCCGGGGGTGGGCAGCGACATCAAAAAGCCGGGTATTGAAGAAATCGTCTATGCCGATGTGCCCGTGCCCGCCATCAAGCAGATTTACGGCCTGATGAGCGTGACCAAGGATTTGCTGCCCCGTGTGACGGCGCCCGCGCTGGTGCTGACCTCGCCCGACGACCATATCGTGCCCGCCGTCAACGGAGCCATGATCTTGAACGGCATTCGCAGCCCGCAGCGCCAGCAGGTGCTGCTGCAGGAGTCCTATCACGTCGCCACGCTGGATAACGATGCAGATCTGATTCACACATCGGTGCGCACTTTCTTCAAGCAGGCGCTGTAA
- a CDS encoding DUF1697 domain-containing protein: MPTYIALLRAVNVGGTGKLPMAELKAMCEAAGFERVQTYIASGNVVFAAAGTAQQVQAALGQRLSAYAGKPMGVLVRTAQEMAEVLAANPFPDTPGNRAVAIFLDAAPPADALGQLKGHSDERLQLGLREIYVAYGSGMGSSKLKIPAAAQGTARNLNTIAKLAAMAAAL, translated from the coding sequence ATGCCCACTTACATCGCCCTCCTGCGCGCCGTCAATGTCGGTGGCACCGGCAAGCTGCCCATGGCCGAACTCAAGGCCATGTGCGAGGCAGCAGGGTTTGAGCGCGTGCAGACCTATATCGCCAGCGGCAATGTGGTGTTTGCAGCTGCTGGCACTGCGCAGCAAGTGCAGGCCGCGCTGGGCCAGCGCCTGAGCGCCTACGCGGGCAAGCCGATGGGTGTGCTGGTGCGCACGGCGCAGGAGATGGCAGAGGTGCTGGCGGCCAACCCATTCCCCGACACGCCGGGCAACCGGGCTGTGGCCATTTTTCTGGATGCCGCGCCGCCCGCCGATGCGCTGGGCCAGCTCAAAGGCCACAGCGATGAACGGCTGCAGCTGGGCCTGCGCGAAATCTATGTGGCGTATGGCTCAGGCATGGGCAGCTCCAAGCTCAAAATACCGGCCGCCGCCCAGGGCACGGCCCGCAATCTCAACACCATCGCCAAGCTGGCCGCTATGGCGGCGGCGCTGTAG
- a CDS encoding tetrathionate reductase subunit A produces MTDKKNAPQLSPEDANIARRRMLLRGGAVAGGLAAFAAGYGETVAKGAKGLITGTSGKTTKSATRGNSLTPEFRIDPATGKLSTQVGQVVSPSSCLGCWTQCGVRVRVDTDHNQIIRIAGNPYHPLATTNPAPMETPVREVYAMLGGDNGLEGRATSCARGSAMLEHQNAAHRVLKPLKRVGPRGSGQWKTISLEELVKEICEGGDLFGEGHVDGLRAIRDVKTLIDEANPEYGPKSNQLLVTEAANEGRTPLVNRFAKQAFGTINVSNHGSYCGQTYRVGTGAALGDMAGMPHGKPDWKNSRFGLFIGTSPAQSGNPFQRVGRELAEARSRNENTYQYVVVSPMLPTSSSFAAGDNNRWLPVKPGSDLALAMGLIRWIIDNERYDKQFLTQPGPAAMAAMGEASWSNATHLLINEPKHPRFGQFLRGADIGLPMPEPVDEKTPAEDVYVVQLADGKGGFKLAPHTVATPAELIVEREFTPIKAADAIEEPTPIAVCTSFVKLRAEAHKKTIDEYAALCGVPAKEIADLAREFTSHGKQAVANSHGGTMNGSGFYTAFAIAMLNNLIGNLNVKGGWVMDAGPFGPFGPGPRYNFAQFEGAVKPVGVALSRTKFPYEKTSEFKRKKETGQNPYPAKAPWYPAPGGLSSEMLAAGLLGYPYAVKAWINHMSNPIYAICGFENTLATAIKDPKKLPLFVSVDPFINETSALADYIVPDTVTYESWGIGAPWADVVAKSSTVRWPTVDAATAKTADGQAISFESFVFAVAKQLGLPGFGKNAMSTKEGEPLDLKNAEDFYLRGMCNIAYQAGKPVPEASDDDIAITGLTKWMPSVEKSVKPEEVRRVAMVMSRGGRFDKQDDAWKGDQLKLQAKFPATFWHEGLSKMKHSMTGERYSGCPTWYPTRLADGSDMRAVFNTEDWPLTMTSYKSNLMSSMSIAASRLRQVHPHNPVSLHKDDAARLGIANGDHIELSTPGGKLQGVALVRAGIAPGAIAIEHGYGHKQLGTVAHVVDGKPTHANPQHGNGVNLNMLGFADPTRPGKDNVWIDWVSGAVVRQGLPVKVTKV; encoded by the coding sequence ATGACAGACAAAAAAAACGCTCCCCAACTCTCCCCTGAAGATGCCAACATCGCGCGCCGCCGCATGCTGCTGCGCGGCGGTGCCGTGGCAGGTGGCCTGGCCGCTTTTGCCGCAGGCTATGGCGAAACCGTGGCCAAGGGTGCCAAGGGCTTGATTACGGGCACCTCCGGCAAGACGACAAAAAGCGCCACCCGCGGCAACTCGCTCACGCCAGAGTTCCGCATTGACCCCGCCACCGGCAAGCTGAGCACGCAAGTCGGCCAGGTGGTCAGCCCCTCGTCGTGCCTAGGCTGCTGGACGCAGTGCGGCGTGCGCGTGCGCGTCGACACCGACCACAACCAGATCATCCGCATCGCTGGCAACCCCTACCACCCGCTGGCCACTACCAACCCCGCGCCCATGGAAACGCCCGTGCGCGAGGTCTACGCCATGCTGGGCGGCGACAACGGCCTGGAAGGCCGCGCCACCAGTTGCGCGCGCGGCTCGGCCATGCTGGAGCATCAAAACGCCGCACACCGCGTGCTCAAGCCCTTGAAGCGCGTGGGCCCGCGCGGCTCTGGCCAGTGGAAGACGATTTCGCTGGAAGAGCTGGTCAAAGAGATTTGCGAAGGCGGCGATCTGTTTGGCGAAGGCCATGTGGACGGCCTGCGTGCCATCCGCGATGTGAAAACGCTGATCGACGAAGCCAACCCCGAGTACGGCCCCAAATCCAACCAGCTGCTGGTGACCGAGGCCGCCAACGAAGGCCGCACGCCCCTGGTCAACCGCTTTGCCAAGCAGGCGTTTGGCACCATCAACGTCTCCAACCACGGCTCGTACTGCGGCCAAACCTACCGCGTGGGCACGGGCGCGGCGCTGGGCGATATGGCGGGCATGCCCCACGGCAAGCCGGACTGGAAAAACTCGCGCTTTGGCCTCTTTATCGGCACCTCGCCCGCGCAATCGGGCAACCCCTTCCAGCGCGTGGGCCGTGAATTGGCCGAGGCCCGCTCGCGCAATGAGAACACCTACCAATACGTGGTGGTCTCGCCCATGCTGCCCACCTCGTCCAGCTTTGCCGCGGGCGACAACAACCGCTGGCTGCCAGTCAAGCCCGGCTCTGATCTGGCGCTGGCCATGGGCCTGATCCGCTGGATCATCGACAACGAGCGCTACGACAAGCAGTTTCTGACCCAGCCCGGCCCCGCCGCCATGGCCGCCATGGGCGAGGCATCGTGGAGCAACGCCACCCATTTGCTGATTAACGAGCCCAAGCACCCGCGCTTTGGCCAGTTCCTGCGCGGTGCGGACATTGGTCTGCCCATGCCCGAGCCGGTTGATGAAAAGACGCCCGCCGAAGACGTGTACGTGGTGCAACTGGCCGATGGAAAGGGCGGCTTCAAATTAGCCCCGCACACCGTGGCCACGCCTGCCGAGCTGATCGTGGAGCGTGAGTTCACGCCCATCAAGGCTGCAGACGCGATCGAAGAACCCACACCCATCGCAGTCTGCACCTCCTTCGTCAAGCTGCGTGCGGAAGCGCACAAAAAGACGATTGACGAATACGCAGCCCTGTGCGGCGTGCCCGCCAAAGAGATAGCAGACCTGGCGCGCGAGTTCACCAGCCATGGCAAGCAGGCCGTGGCCAACTCGCACGGCGGCACCATGAACGGCTCGGGCTTCTACACCGCCTTTGCCATTGCCATGCTCAACAATTTGATCGGCAACCTCAACGTCAAGGGTGGCTGGGTCATGGATGCAGGCCCCTTCGGCCCCTTTGGCCCCGGCCCGCGCTACAACTTTGCGCAGTTTGAAGGGGCGGTCAAACCCGTGGGCGTGGCGCTGTCGCGCACCAAGTTCCCGTACGAGAAGACCAGCGAGTTCAAGCGCAAAAAGGAAACCGGCCAAAACCCCTACCCCGCCAAAGCGCCCTGGTACCCCGCCCCCGGTGGGCTCAGTAGCGAAATGCTGGCCGCAGGCCTGCTGGGCTACCCCTACGCGGTCAAGGCCTGGATCAACCACATGAGCAACCCGATCTACGCCATCTGCGGTTTCGAGAACACGCTGGCCACGGCCATCAAAGACCCGAAAAAGCTGCCGCTGTTTGTCTCGGTCGATCCGTTCATCAACGAGACCTCGGCCCTGGCCGACTACATCGTGCCCGACACCGTCACCTACGAGAGCTGGGGCATTGGCGCGCCTTGGGCCGACGTGGTGGCCAAAAGCAGCACCGTGCGCTGGCCCACAGTGGATGCCGCCACCGCCAAAACCGCAGACGGCCAGGCCATCAGCTTTGAAAGCTTTGTCTTTGCCGTGGCCAAGCAACTGGGCCTGCCCGGCTTTGGCAAAAACGCGATGAGTACCAAGGAAGGCGAACCGCTTGATCTGAAAAACGCCGAAGACTTCTACCTGCGCGGCATGTGCAACATCGCCTACCAGGCCGGCAAGCCCGTGCCAGAAGCCAGCGACGACGACATCGCCATCACCGGCCTCACCAAGTGGATGCCCTCGGTAGAAAAATCCGTCAAACCCGAAGAAGTGCGCCGCGTCGCCATGGTGATGAGCCGGGGCGGCCGCTTTGACAAGCAAGACGACGCCTGGAAGGGCGACCAGCTCAAGCTGCAAGCCAAGTTCCCCGCCACCTTCTGGCATGAGGGCTTGAGCAAAATGAAGCACTCCATGACCGGCGAACGCTACAGCGGCTGCCCCACCTGGTACCCCACCCGCCTGGCCGACGGCAGCGACATGCGCGCCGTGTTCAACACCGAGGATTGGCCGCTGACCATGACCAGCTACAAATCCAACCTAATGAGCAGCATGTCCATCGCCGCCAGCCGCCTGCGCCAGGTGCACCCGCACAACCCCGTCAGCCTGCACAAAGACGACGCGGCACGCCTGGGCATCGCCAACGGCGACCATATCGAGCTGAGCACCCCTGGCGGCAAACTGCAAGGCGTGGCCCTGGTGCGCGCCGGAATTGCACCCGGTGCTATCGCTATTGAACATGGCTACGGCCACAAGCAGCTGGGCACCGTGGCCCACGTGGTGGACGGCAAGCCCACCCACGCCAACCCGCAGCACGGCAATGGCGTGAATCTGAATATGCTGGGCTTTGCGGACCCTACGCGGCCTGGCAAAGACAATGTTTGGATTGATTGGGTGTCGGGGGCGGTGGTGAGGCAAGGTCTGCCGGTCAAAGTGACTAAGGTTTGA
- the nrfD gene encoding NrfD/PsrC family molybdoenzyme membrane anchor subunit: MQIIELLTPAYEAAWLPWAVQYFFLVGVATGAALLTSACVFGPANGLRQRLLPTAVLVLAMSAIAAPVALLADLHQPARFWHFYAHLTPWSWMSLGAILMPTFVGLCVLMCALWWLGKPALMRALVPVLVLSTLSIVLYSGAEIMVIRSRPLWNTLWVPINLALSGWLATVGMAFVLFRFLPAKLQPDFETLHGLRNLGLWVATGLVISALTWALYGIAGHSPSFDLAVRLFKDFPVWRISMLGSAIFGAAVVIALLRGERRLGAKGYTLVLGTGLAASAWAFRWALFMGVQGVPKFGAGLYLYSMPLGGEGLMGMLGVAGLCVALLAMATWALELFPQRQATA, translated from the coding sequence ATGCAAATCATCGAACTCCTGACCCCCGCCTACGAAGCCGCCTGGCTGCCCTGGGCTGTGCAGTATTTCTTCCTGGTCGGCGTAGCTACCGGCGCTGCGCTGCTCACATCGGCCTGTGTGTTTGGCCCAGCCAATGGCTTGCGCCAGCGCCTGCTGCCCACGGCCGTGCTGGTGCTGGCGATGAGCGCGATTGCCGCCCCCGTCGCCCTGCTGGCTGACTTGCACCAGCCCGCCCGCTTTTGGCACTTCTACGCCCACCTCACCCCCTGGTCGTGGATGAGCCTGGGCGCGATTTTGATGCCTACCTTTGTGGGCCTGTGCGTGCTGATGTGCGCGCTGTGGTGGCTGGGCAAGCCTGCGCTGATGCGGGCGCTGGTGCCTGTGCTGGTGCTGTCCACGCTCTCCATCGTGCTGTATTCGGGTGCCGAAATCATGGTGATCCGCTCGCGTCCGCTGTGGAACACGCTGTGGGTGCCGATCAACCTGGCGCTCAGCGGCTGGCTGGCCACCGTGGGCATGGCTTTTGTACTGTTCCGCTTTCTGCCTGCCAAGCTGCAGCCCGATTTTGAAACCCTGCACGGCCTGCGCAACCTGGGCCTGTGGGTAGCAACTGGTCTGGTGATCTCTGCGCTGACCTGGGCCTTGTACGGCATTGCAGGCCACAGCCCTTCGTTTGATCTGGCCGTGCGCCTGTTCAAGGATTTCCCCGTCTGGCGCATCTCCATGCTGGGCTCGGCCATCTTTGGTGCAGCCGTGGTGATTGCCCTGCTGCGCGGCGAGCGCCGCCTGGGCGCCAAGGGCTACACCCTGGTGCTGGGCACGGGCCTAGCCGCCAGCGCCTGGGCCTTCCGCTGGGCGCTGTTCATGGGCGTGCAAGGCGTGCCCAAGTTTGGCGCGGGCCTGTATCTGTACAGCATGCCACTGGGCGGCGAAGGCCTGATGGGCATGCTGGGCGTGGCGGGCCTGTGCGTGGCACTGCTGGCCATGGCGACCTGGGCGCTGGAGCTGTTCCCCCAACGCCAAGCCACAGCTTAA
- the dsrO gene encoding sulfate reduction electron transfer complex DsrMKJOP subunit DsrO, whose product MPLHTPESSSCTAGSACACATASSGPQKAASSQAVSAPVQAKRGFLQDLIAVAASFGLAGSARAALPGDPSFQPTRRPGMEGKRFGMLVDMRKCIGCQACTVSCSVENQPPIGQFRTSVLQYEVDQGDAAPAMVSLPRLCNHCDEPPCVPVCPVQATFQRTDGIVLVDNERCVGCGYCVQACPYDARFINHETQTADKCTFCEHRLEAGLLPACVESCVGGARVIGDLNDAHSEINQRINAHKDEIKVLKPGMKTKPHVFYIGLPDEFVNGVDGQATVRLVATP is encoded by the coding sequence TCCAGCTGCACTGCCGGCAGTGCCTGCGCTTGCGCCACCGCGTCTTCCGGCCCTCAGAAGGCGGCCTCCAGCCAGGCCGTATCCGCCCCTGTGCAAGCCAAGCGCGGCTTTTTGCAGGATTTGATTGCCGTGGCCGCCAGCTTTGGTCTGGCCGGTTCCGCCCGTGCGGCCCTGCCCGGCGACCCCAGCTTTCAACCCACGCGCCGCCCCGGCATGGAGGGCAAGCGCTTTGGCATGCTGGTGGATATGCGCAAGTGCATTGGCTGCCAGGCCTGCACGGTGAGCTGCTCTGTCGAAAACCAGCCGCCCATTGGCCAGTTCCGCACCAGCGTGCTGCAGTACGAGGTGGATCAGGGCGATGCCGCCCCTGCCATGGTCAGCCTGCCGCGCCTGTGCAACCACTGCGATGAGCCACCCTGCGTGCCCGTGTGCCCCGTGCAAGCCACCTTCCAGCGCACCGACGGCATTGTGCTGGTCGATAACGAGCGTTGCGTGGGCTGCGGCTACTGCGTGCAGGCCTGCCCGTATGACGCCCGCTTTATCAACCACGAGACACAGACCGCCGACAAGTGCACCTTCTGCGAGCACCGCCTGGAAGCCGGCCTCTTGCCCGCCTGCGTGGAGAGCTGTGTGGGCGGCGCACGCGTGATTGGCGATTTGAACGACGCGCACAGCGAGATCAACCAGCGCATCAACGCCCACAAGGACGAGATCAAGGTCCTCAAGCCCGGCATGAAGACCAAGCCGCACGTCTTCTACATCGGCCTGCCTGATGAATTTGTGAACGGCGTGGACGGTCAAGCCACTGTGAGGCTGGTAGCCACCCCCTGA